One window of the Archangium primigenium genome contains the following:
- a CDS encoding methyl-accepting chemotaxis protein, with product MLENITISRRLLFGLGSVVIALTGLTWASYFAFVSLSAENGYDRFRDNQLRLSAMRGALLALEARTQGFALSGEASWLEPLAARRLEFGESLELLRETTRDSPRAQAALTRVRDAYHGAFLTHLERLESLRREADAGRGSLEALFRHVREDTGRPLLEAQGRALDDVLEEERRIHEAFVAEFSGRVGLVRKLLLVVGVVGPLAMLVLTLVLSRGIVRPLREAMELTAALASGDLTRPVVVRGRDETARVLLGLRDMVERFVGVLSEVRGAVGSLSGASLQVSSAAQALSQGTSTQAASVEETTTSLEQLSNTIRQNAETGRQLEVLAVRGAEEAVQSGQAVKETVEAMEDIAERIGIVEEIAYQTNLLALNAAVEAARAGEHGRGFAVVASEVRKLAERSQKAAKEIGTLAKRSVKVAERSGSLLEELVPSIRKTAELMQHQSEVMREQAAGVVQISRAMEQVDQVTQRNASAAEELSSTAEELAAQAESLRRMMLFFKLDEGRAGDGREWDPARGAALEANVSALVREGTPAPVALSSSFPEVPERAVVSSDGDFKRF from the coding sequence ATGCTCGAGAACATCACCATCTCCCGCAGGCTGCTGTTCGGGTTGGGCAGCGTCGTCATCGCGCTCACCGGCCTCACCTGGGCCAGCTATTTCGCCTTCGTGTCCCTGTCGGCGGAGAACGGCTACGACCGCTTCCGCGACAACCAGCTGCGCCTGTCCGCCATGCGCGGCGCCCTGCTGGCGCTGGAGGCCCGCACCCAGGGCTTCGCCCTGAGCGGCGAGGCGTCCTGGCTCGAGCCCCTGGCCGCGCGGCGCCTGGAGTTCGGCGAGTCCCTGGAGCTGCTGCGCGAGACCACGCGGGACAGCCCCCGGGCGCAGGCGGCGCTCACGCGGGTGCGCGACGCGTACCACGGCGCCTTCCTCACGCACCTGGAGCGCCTGGAGTCGCTGCGCCGCGAGGCGGACGCGGGCCGCGGCTCGCTGGAGGCGCTCTTCCGCCACGTGCGCGAGGACACCGGACGTCCGCTGCTCGAGGCCCAGGGGCGCGCGCTGGACGACGTGCTCGAGGAGGAGCGGCGCATCCACGAGGCCTTCGTGGCGGAGTTCTCCGGACGGGTGGGGCTCGTGCGCAAGCTCTTGCTGGTGGTGGGCGTGGTCGGACCCCTGGCCATGCTCGTGCTCACGCTCGTGCTGTCGCGGGGCATCGTGCGCCCTCTGCGCGAGGCCATGGAGCTCACCGCCGCGCTCGCCTCGGGGGACCTCACCCGGCCCGTGGTGGTGCGCGGGCGGGACGAGACGGCGCGGGTGCTCCTGGGCCTGCGGGACATGGTGGAGCGGTTCGTGGGGGTGCTGAGCGAGGTGCGGGGCGCGGTGGGCTCGCTGTCGGGGGCGTCGCTGCAGGTGTCATCGGCGGCGCAGGCGCTGTCGCAGGGCACGAGCACGCAGGCGGCGTCGGTGGAGGAGACGACCACGAGCCTGGAGCAGCTGAGCAACACCATCCGGCAGAACGCGGAGACGGGGCGGCAGTTGGAGGTGCTGGCGGTGCGGGGCGCGGAGGAGGCGGTGCAGAGCGGCCAGGCGGTGAAGGAGACGGTGGAGGCGATGGAGGACATCGCCGAGCGCATCGGCATCGTGGAGGAGATCGCCTACCAGACCAACCTGTTGGCGCTCAACGCGGCGGTGGAGGCGGCGAGGGCGGGGGAGCACGGGCGGGGCTTCGCGGTGGTGGCCTCGGAGGTGAGGAAGCTGGCCGAGCGCAGCCAGAAGGCGGCCAAGGAGATAGGGACGTTGGCCAAGCGCAGCGTGAAGGTGGCCGAGCGCTCGGGCTCGCTGCTGGAGGAGCTGGTGCCCTCCATCCGCAAGACGGCGGAGTTGATGCAGCACCAGTCCGAGGTGATGCGGGAGCAGGCGGCCGGGGTGGTGCAGATCAGCCGGGCGATGGAGCAGGTGGACCAGGTGACGCAGCGCAACGCCTCGGCGGCCGAGGAGCTGTCGTCGACGGCGGAGGAGCTGGCGGCCCAGGCCGAGTCCCTGCGCCGCATGATGTTGTTCTTCAAGCTGGACGAGGGGCGGGCCGGCGACGGGCGGGAGTGGGATCCCGCGCGCGGGGCCGCCCTGGAGGCGAACGTGAGCGCCCTGGTGCGTGAGGGGACACCGGCGCCGGTCGCTCTTTCTTCTTCCTTTCCCGAGGTCCCCGAGCGCGCCGTGGTGAGCTCGGACGGGGACTTCAAACGTTTCTGA
- a CDS encoding CheR family methyltransferase, protein MKDLGPLPLSSREFALFQSLVEDVAGLHLGPTKQALLVSRLSHRVRALGLPSFDAYHALVTTRGQEAERTRMLDCLCTNETQFFREPAHFEFLREHVFPEWTRRAERGRMARRVRVWSAGCSTGEEPYSLAMLLLERFPPESGWDVEVLATDLSTWALARAREGLWPVEKAGRIPPPLLRAFMLKGTRSQEGWMKAGPEVRDVLRFAQVNLNDERGWPPGPFELVFCRNVLIYFAAPARARTLSALLARLRPTGHLFLGHAESLTGGTGGVRCVAPNIYARPST, encoded by the coding sequence GTGAAGGACCTGGGTCCGCTGCCGCTCTCCTCGCGGGAGTTCGCCCTCTTCCAGTCCCTGGTGGAGGACGTGGCGGGCCTCCACCTGGGCCCCACCAAACAGGCGCTGCTCGTGAGCCGGCTGTCGCACCGGGTGCGGGCCCTGGGCCTGCCGTCCTTCGACGCCTACCACGCACTCGTCACCACGCGGGGCCAGGAGGCGGAGCGCACGCGGATGCTCGACTGCCTCTGCACGAACGAGACGCAGTTCTTCCGCGAGCCGGCGCACTTCGAGTTCCTGCGCGAGCACGTCTTCCCCGAGTGGACGCGGCGGGCGGAGCGGGGCCGCATGGCGCGGCGCGTGCGGGTGTGGAGCGCGGGGTGCTCGACGGGCGAGGAGCCCTACTCGCTGGCGATGCTGCTGCTCGAGCGCTTTCCCCCGGAGTCGGGCTGGGACGTGGAGGTGCTGGCCACGGACCTGTCCACCTGGGCCCTGGCGCGCGCGCGCGAGGGGCTGTGGCCCGTGGAGAAGGCCGGGCGGATTCCGCCGCCGCTCCTGCGCGCCTTCATGCTCAAGGGCACGCGCTCCCAGGAGGGGTGGATGAAGGCGGGGCCCGAGGTGCGCGACGTGCTGCGCTTCGCCCAGGTCAACCTCAACGACGAGCGCGGCTGGCCCCCGGGGCCCTTCGAGCTCGTCTTCTGCCGCAACGTGCTCATCTACTTCGCCGCCCCGGCGCGCGCGCGCACCCTCTCGGCGCTGCTCGCCCGGCTCAGGCCCACGGGCCACCTCTTCCTCGGCCATGCCGAGAGCCTCACCGGCGGCACGGGCGGCGTGCGCTGCGTGGCGCCCAACATCTACGCGCGCCCGTCTACTTGA
- a CDS encoding chemotaxis protein CheW: MELERESLLATFAEEVGDLLSEIEEALVALEEHPDEERLRSIFRAAHTVKGAAVALSFSGMSDVAHLLEDVLELLLVRRLPVVDEHVTLLLSAVDRLRALMAGILTGQELADAAHEALLERMRACCDVLRLEVARPAQAPHLEELPATGRRGRTLRVDVDKLDRIATLTGELAIAHARLARMLALGEAEQARAVHEESDRLHEALREEVMHVRMVPVGPLFRQHLRTVRDLTRVRRKWARLVLEGEDVEVDTALVEGLREPLLHLVRNAVDHGLETPDERRALGKEACGSLRLRAWHEPGVLLVELADDGRGLDHERLRARARAFGLEPELLTVEALEELVFLPGLSTADAVTELSGRGVGMDVVRQSVRALRGQVSVRSTPGQGTTVTLRVPLTLATIQGFAVGVGAETYVLPLDAVQECLALPSESQGLGGSGVLNLRGRGLPFLRLREALGVAGAPDGRESVVVLSEGGTRAGLVVDALYGEGPCVLKPLGPLFRHLPGVSGSTLLGDGRVGLVLDVPSLLRSATRPRR; this comes from the coding sequence GTGGAACTGGAGCGAGAGTCCCTGCTCGCCACCTTCGCGGAGGAGGTGGGTGACCTCCTGTCGGAGATCGAGGAGGCGCTCGTCGCGCTGGAGGAGCACCCGGACGAGGAGCGGCTGCGGTCCATCTTCCGCGCCGCCCACACCGTCAAGGGCGCCGCGGTGGCGTTGAGCTTCTCCGGCATGTCGGACGTGGCGCACCTCCTGGAGGACGTGCTCGAGCTCTTGCTGGTGCGGCGGCTGCCCGTGGTGGACGAGCACGTGACGCTGCTGTTGAGCGCGGTGGACCGGCTGCGCGCGCTGATGGCGGGCATCCTCACCGGGCAGGAGCTGGCGGACGCGGCGCACGAGGCGCTGCTCGAGCGGATGCGCGCGTGCTGCGACGTGCTGCGCCTGGAGGTGGCGCGGCCCGCCCAGGCCCCGCACCTGGAGGAGCTGCCCGCGACGGGCCGGCGCGGCCGCACGCTGCGCGTGGACGTGGACAAGCTGGACCGCATCGCCACGCTCACCGGCGAGCTGGCCATCGCCCACGCGCGGCTCGCGCGCATGCTGGCGCTGGGCGAGGCCGAGCAGGCGCGCGCGGTGCACGAGGAGTCGGACCGGCTGCACGAGGCGCTGCGCGAGGAGGTGATGCACGTGCGCATGGTGCCGGTGGGCCCCCTGTTCCGCCAACACCTGCGCACGGTGCGTGACCTCACCCGCGTGCGGCGCAAGTGGGCGCGGCTCGTGCTGGAGGGCGAGGACGTGGAGGTGGACACGGCGCTCGTGGAGGGCCTGCGCGAGCCCCTGCTGCACCTGGTGCGCAACGCCGTGGACCATGGCCTGGAGACGCCGGACGAGCGGCGCGCGCTCGGCAAGGAGGCCTGTGGCTCGCTGCGCCTGCGCGCCTGGCACGAGCCGGGCGTGCTGCTCGTGGAGCTGGCCGACGACGGCCGGGGGCTGGACCACGAGCGGCTGCGCGCGCGGGCCCGCGCCTTCGGACTGGAGCCCGAGCTCTTGACGGTGGAGGCGCTGGAGGAGCTCGTCTTCCTGCCCGGGCTGTCCACGGCGGACGCGGTGACGGAGCTGTCGGGGCGCGGGGTGGGCATGGACGTGGTGCGCCAGAGCGTGCGCGCGCTGCGCGGGCAGGTGTCCGTGCGCAGCACGCCCGGCCAGGGCACCACGGTGACGCTGCGGGTGCCCCTGACGCTGGCCACCATCCAGGGCTTCGCCGTGGGCGTGGGCGCGGAGACGTACGTGCTGCCCCTGGACGCGGTGCAGGAGTGCCTCGCCCTGCCCTCGGAGAGCCAGGGCCTGGGGGGCAGCGGCGTGTTGAACCTGCGCGGCCGGGGGCTGCCCTTCCTGCGGCTGCGCGAGGCGCTGGGCGTGGCGGGCGCGCCGGACGGGCGCGAGAGCGTCGTCGTGCTCAGCGAGGGCGGCACGCGCGCGGGGCTGGTGGTGGACGCGCTGTACGGCGAGGGCCCGTGTGTCCTCAAGCCCCTGGGCCCCCTCTTCCGCCACCTGCCCGGGGTGTCGGGCTCCACCCTGCTCGGCGATGGCCGCGTGGGTCTCGTGTTGGACGTTCCCTCGCTGCTGCGCTCCGCCACCCGTCCCCGACGGTAG
- a CDS encoding S9 family peptidase codes for MTLARREAPHGSWKSPITAELLAAHTLSLGEVAVDGDDVYWLESRPGEAGRNTIVRRTADGTLTDVLPTPVEGRASYSARGLVYGQGGGSFAVSEGLVVFVNHARGGAHPDQRLYRVNPGRTPVALTPDTGGKHRYGDLSIDRARNRVLCVREDWRNLQEGQPRIALVAVDIDGQKQTVLAQGRDFYSSPVLSPNGRRMAWLAWDAPSMPWDGCELWVADVDEEGLLHHARLVAGGSTESIFQPEWSPQGELYFVSDRNNWWNLYRLQGRSVVPVLEHKAEFGAAQWCLGMSTYCFVSPRHVVCAFNEQGQWRLGRLDVVLGQFSELETPYTDIRQVRGGFATAYFVGGGPDESASVVRLDMESSKTHVVKAAGPVPEELRPYLSRPEPLHYPTSELGEAHAWYYPPTHPGFQGPAGEKPPLLLVSHGGPTGSASTQLDWTVQYFTSRGFGVVDVNHRGSTGYGREYRLSLYGNWGVMDVDDLANAALRLVQNGKADAKRLIARGSGSAGYTTLSLLAFRDILRCGTSIASIAHLDTLLDSSNKLEAHYLDQVLGPQPEFKQLLQDRSPGVHIDNIKRSPLLFIQGLKDTRVPPQQTDDLVRRLRANGVPTALLLLEGETLAPQEPAALARALETEFAFYVRVMGLGVAEPLVPVALEPEAAARR; via the coding sequence ATGACGCTCGCCCGCCGCGAGGCGCCCCATGGCTCCTGGAAGTCCCCCATCACCGCCGAGCTGCTCGCCGCCCACACGCTGAGCCTGGGCGAGGTGGCGGTGGATGGGGATGACGTGTACTGGCTGGAGTCGCGCCCGGGAGAGGCGGGGCGCAACACCATCGTGCGGCGCACGGCGGATGGGACGCTGACGGACGTGCTGCCCACGCCGGTGGAGGGCCGCGCGAGCTACAGCGCCCGCGGGCTCGTGTATGGCCAGGGCGGCGGCTCGTTCGCCGTGTCCGAGGGCCTGGTCGTCTTCGTCAACCACGCGCGCGGGGGCGCGCACCCGGACCAGCGCCTCTACCGCGTCAACCCGGGCCGCACCCCGGTGGCGCTCACCCCGGACACGGGCGGCAAGCACCGCTACGGGGACCTGAGCATCGACCGGGCGCGCAACCGCGTGCTGTGCGTGCGCGAGGACTGGCGCAACCTCCAGGAGGGCCAGCCGCGCATCGCGCTCGTGGCGGTGGACATCGACGGCCAGAAGCAGACGGTGCTCGCGCAGGGCCGGGACTTCTACTCCTCGCCGGTGCTCAGCCCCAACGGCCGGCGCATGGCGTGGCTCGCGTGGGACGCGCCCAGCATGCCCTGGGACGGGTGCGAGCTGTGGGTGGCGGACGTGGACGAGGAGGGCCTCTTGCACCACGCGCGGCTCGTCGCCGGCGGCTCCACCGAGTCCATCTTCCAGCCCGAGTGGAGCCCCCAGGGCGAGCTGTACTTCGTGAGCGACCGCAACAACTGGTGGAACCTCTACCGGTTGCAGGGGCGCAGCGTGGTGCCGGTGCTCGAGCACAAGGCGGAGTTCGGCGCGGCGCAGTGGTGCCTGGGCATGTCCACCTACTGCTTCGTGTCGCCGCGCCACGTGGTGTGCGCCTTCAACGAGCAGGGCCAGTGGAGGCTCGGGCGGCTGGACGTGGTGCTCGGCCAGTTCTCCGAGCTGGAGACGCCCTACACGGACATCCGTCAGGTGCGCGGCGGCTTCGCCACGGCCTACTTCGTGGGCGGCGGGCCGGACGAGTCCGCCAGCGTGGTGCGGCTGGACATGGAGTCCAGCAAGACGCACGTCGTCAAGGCCGCGGGCCCGGTGCCCGAGGAGCTGCGCCCCTACCTGTCGCGCCCCGAGCCCCTGCACTACCCCACCAGCGAGCTGGGCGAGGCCCATGCCTGGTACTACCCGCCCACCCACCCCGGCTTCCAGGGCCCAGCGGGCGAGAAGCCGCCCCTGCTCCTGGTGAGCCACGGCGGCCCCACGGGCTCGGCCTCCACGCAGCTGGACTGGACGGTGCAGTACTTCACCAGCCGGGGCTTCGGCGTGGTGGACGTCAACCACCGGGGCAGCACCGGCTACGGCCGCGAGTACCGCCTGTCGCTCTACGGCAACTGGGGCGTCATGGACGTGGACGACCTGGCCAACGCCGCGCTGCGCCTGGTGCAGAACGGCAAGGCGGACGCCAAGCGGCTCATCGCGCGGGGCTCGGGCAGCGCCGGCTACACCACCCTGTCCCTGCTCGCCTTCCGCGACATCCTGCGCTGCGGCACGAGCATCGCGAGCATCGCCCACCTGGACACCCTGCTCGACAGCTCCAACAAGCTCGAGGCGCACTACCTCGACCAGGTGCTCGGGCCCCAGCCGGAGTTCAAGCAACTGCTGCAGGACCGCTCGCCCGGCGTGCACATCGACAACATCAAGCGCAGCCCCCTGCTCTTCATCCAGGGCCTCAAGGACACGCGCGTGCCGCCGCAACAGACGGATGACCTCGTGCGCAGGCTGCGCGCCAACGGCGTGCCCACCGCGCTGCTGCTGCTGGAGGGCGAGACCCTGGCGCCCCAGGAGCCCGCGGCGCTCGCCCGCGCCCTGGAGACCGAGTTCGCCTTCTACGTCCGGGTGATGGGCCTGGGCGTGGCCGAGCCGCTCGTGCCCGTGGCCCTGGAGCCCGAGGCCGCCGCCCGGCGCTGA
- a CDS encoding chemotaxis protein CheW: MSPLSRAPREPARVSQFLGFSLAGETYAIELLRIREIIEHVPITRVPGMPPTVLGVISLRGRVVPVVDLAVRFGLEPRPLTRWTCFVIVEVLLEGEPTAIGVLADTVNEVLDLGPEDIEPPPTFGTRAPVDFLRGLGRREQTFILLLDLDRVLSTRELLGALAGVGT; encoded by the coding sequence ATGAGCCCCCTCTCACGCGCGCCCCGGGAGCCCGCGCGGGTGTCGCAGTTCCTGGGCTTCTCGCTGGCGGGCGAGACGTATGCCATCGAGCTGCTGCGCATCCGGGAGATCATCGAGCACGTGCCCATCACCCGGGTGCCGGGCATGCCGCCCACGGTGCTGGGCGTCATCAGCCTGCGGGGCCGGGTGGTGCCGGTGGTGGACCTGGCGGTGCGCTTCGGCCTGGAGCCGCGCCCCCTCACCCGCTGGACCTGCTTCGTCATCGTCGAGGTGCTGCTGGAGGGCGAGCCCACGGCGATCGGCGTGCTGGCCGACACGGTCAACGAGGTGCTCGACCTGGGCCCGGAGGACATCGAGCCGCCGCCCACCTTCGGCACGCGCGCGCCCGTGGACTTCCTGCGGGGCCTGGGCCGGCGCGAGCAGACGTTCATCCTCCTGCTGGACCTGGACCGGGTGCTGTCCACGCGCGAGCTGCTGGGCGCGCTCGCCGGTGTCGGGACGTGA
- a CDS encoding TerC/Alx family metal homeostasis membrane protein, with product MSANSVSPWEWGLFGVIVVAMLLVDLLAHRKTQHESRKRAYAWSAAWIGVGLAFAGFVAVRHGGTAAQEYLGAYLIEKSLSLDNLFVFLVIFSSLNVPEDSQRRVLFWGILGALGFRALFIFLGLQALERWHWVVYVFAALLLVAAVRVARSPPNKPSEGKNKLVGFLEKHLPVTREFDGKRFFVREDGHWRATPLLLALITIELSDVAFAIDSVPAAMSVSRNMFVVYTSNILAILGLRALYIALAKTVHALRYLHWGLAAVLAFAAAKMLLSHWVEVPPLLSVAIIVVLIGASVAWSLRYKARHPQAPASQRSEPRPPAPGGRREARA from the coding sequence ATGTCAGCCAACAGTGTGTCGCCGTGGGAGTGGGGCCTGTTCGGGGTCATCGTCGTGGCGATGCTGCTCGTGGACCTGCTCGCCCACCGCAAGACCCAGCACGAGTCGCGCAAACGCGCCTATGCCTGGAGCGCGGCGTGGATCGGCGTGGGGCTGGCGTTCGCGGGTTTCGTCGCGGTGAGGCACGGGGGCACGGCGGCGCAGGAGTACCTGGGCGCCTACCTCATCGAGAAGAGCCTGAGCCTGGACAACCTGTTCGTCTTCCTCGTCATCTTCTCCAGCCTCAACGTGCCCGAGGACAGCCAGCGGCGGGTGCTCTTCTGGGGCATCCTCGGCGCGCTCGGCTTCCGGGCCCTGTTCATCTTCCTGGGCCTGCAGGCGCTCGAGCGCTGGCACTGGGTCGTCTACGTGTTCGCGGCGCTCCTGCTCGTGGCGGCCGTGCGCGTGGCGCGCAGCCCCCCCAACAAACCCTCCGAGGGGAAGAACAAGCTGGTGGGCTTCCTGGAGAAGCACCTGCCGGTGACGCGCGAGTTCGACGGCAAGCGATTCTTCGTGCGCGAGGACGGCCACTGGCGCGCCACGCCGCTCCTGCTCGCGCTCATCACCATCGAGCTGTCGGACGTGGCGTTCGCCATCGACTCGGTGCCGGCGGCCATGTCGGTGAGCCGCAACATGTTCGTCGTGTACACCTCCAACATCCTCGCCATCCTCGGCCTGCGCGCGCTCTACATCGCCCTGGCCAAGACGGTGCACGCGCTGCGCTACCTGCACTGGGGGCTCGCCGCGGTGCTGGCGTTCGCCGCGGCGAAGATGCTCCTGTCGCACTGGGTGGAGGTGCCCCCCCTGCTCTCGGTCGCCATCATCGTGGTGCTCATCGGCGCCTCGGTGGCGTGGAGCCTCCGGTACAAGGCCCGGCATCCCCAGGCCCCCGCGTCCCAGCGCTCCGAGCCCCGGCCTCCCGCGCCCGGCGGCCGCCGGGAGGCCCGGGCCTGA
- a CDS encoding PilZ domain-containing protein: MGVIQFIDEFRELHTKARRGKLEVGERPAYMAAREQFARALLNAQGLMLDGAEARRHYRVAHQLPLELQMAYGNVWTNTLDLSAGGFSVMLPHAVDVNERPSALLYLPDGTTLAGVVRVVSQFQRADKHRASFAFLDLTERECELLEGFLIDFALERVGITPP, from the coding sequence ATGGGCGTGATCCAGTTCATCGACGAGTTCCGCGAACTTCACACCAAGGCACGGCGGGGGAAACTGGAAGTGGGTGAGCGGCCCGCCTACATGGCCGCACGCGAGCAGTTCGCCCGGGCGTTGCTCAACGCCCAGGGACTGATGCTCGACGGGGCCGAGGCGCGTCGCCACTACCGCGTGGCGCACCAGCTGCCGCTGGAGCTGCAGATGGCCTACGGCAACGTGTGGACGAACACGCTGGACCTGTCGGCCGGTGGCTTCTCCGTGATGCTGCCGCACGCGGTGGACGTCAACGAGCGGCCCAGCGCGCTGCTCTACCTGCCGGACGGCACGACGCTGGCGGGCGTGGTGCGCGTGGTGTCCCAGTTCCAGCGCGCCGACAAGCACCGCGCCTCGTTCGCCTTCCTGGACCTGACCGAGCGCGAGTGCGAGCTGCTCGAGGGCTTCCTCATCGACTTCGCCCTGGAACGGGTGGGCATCACTCCTCCGTGA
- a CDS encoding PilZ domain-containing protein has product MSANRWVEHFRQLHTRARKNQLDASEQREYQAAREYFARALTAAQGLSVPENQSARRMFRVAQGLQVDLTFQTGPLRAMTLDVSVGGFSVLMHKPPPEDEQPEFSLRLPGIQEPIVARARQVSVQRKIATHRVSFSIEGLEAKDAERLETALFDLALERIK; this is encoded by the coding sequence ATGAGCGCCAACCGGTGGGTGGAGCATTTCCGGCAGCTGCATACCCGCGCGCGCAAGAACCAGCTCGACGCGAGTGAGCAGCGCGAGTACCAGGCGGCGCGCGAGTACTTCGCCCGGGCGCTCACGGCGGCCCAGGGCCTGAGCGTGCCGGAGAACCAGTCCGCGCGGCGCATGTTCCGCGTCGCCCAGGGGCTGCAGGTGGACCTGACGTTCCAGACGGGCCCCTTGCGCGCCATGACGTTGGACGTGTCGGTGGGGGGCTTCTCGGTGCTCATGCACAAGCCGCCGCCGGAGGACGAGCAGCCGGAGTTCTCGCTGCGTCTGCCGGGCATCCAGGAGCCCATCGTGGCCCGGGCCCGTCAGGTGTCGGTGCAGCGCAAGATCGCCACCCACCGGGTGTCCTTCTCCATCGAGGGCCTGGAGGCCAAGGACGCCGAGCGGCTGGAGACGGCGCTGTTCGACCTGGCGCTCGAGCGCATCAAGTAG
- a CDS encoding methyl-accepting chemotaxis protein, with product MPVHLDISRKLWFGISLLVLVLFVLMGNSYFFVTRLARASDESQSALKHLADLQALRATLLEMEDRVRGFSLSGDEAFLATQDTLRGRVLELVAQVEARAVLDPEALAHLRQLVDLFEREFVPHLDHQVSLRRDLDAGRGPPQALVDYVKLGKGRRLFAAIQEKQALLERENALVRERTEASRDAMRRAVYRMLGTAALLGPLMAIVLAWSLSRGIVRPLREVMGLTATLASGDLTARVEVRSADEVGRMMAAMRDMVERFVGVLSEVRGAVGSLSGASLQVSSAAQALSQGTSTQAASVEETTTSLEQLSNTIRQNAETGRQLEVLAVRGAEEAVQSGQAVKETVEAMEDIAERIGIVEEIAYQTNLLALNAAVEAARAGEHGRGFAVVASEVRKLAERSQKAAKEIGTLAKRSVKVAERSGSLLEELVPSIRKTAELMQHQSEVMREQAAGVVQISRAMEQVDQVTQRNASAAEELSSTAEELAAQAESLRRMMLFFKLTGDSARRELDWGRRVRDVAVAWRDEPVAPAPPPPEAPAPRPTSRRNLS from the coding sequence ATGCCCGTTCATCTCGATATTTCCCGGAAGCTGTGGTTCGGCATCTCGCTGCTCGTCCTCGTGCTGTTCGTGTTGATGGGCAACTCCTACTTCTTCGTGACCCGGCTGGCGCGCGCCTCGGACGAGAGCCAGAGCGCGCTCAAGCACCTGGCCGATCTGCAAGCCCTGCGCGCCACGCTGCTGGAGATGGAGGACCGCGTCCGGGGCTTCTCCCTCTCCGGGGACGAGGCGTTCCTCGCAACGCAGGACACGCTGCGCGGACGCGTCCTCGAGCTCGTCGCGCAGGTGGAGGCGCGCGCGGTGCTCGACCCCGAGGCCCTGGCGCACCTGCGCCAGTTGGTGGACCTGTTCGAGCGCGAGTTCGTCCCCCACCTCGACCACCAGGTGTCGCTGCGCCGGGACCTGGACGCGGGCCGGGGTCCGCCCCAGGCGCTCGTGGACTACGTGAAGCTCGGCAAGGGGCGACGCCTCTTCGCGGCGATCCAGGAGAAGCAGGCGCTGCTCGAACGGGAGAACGCGCTGGTCCGGGAGCGCACCGAGGCGTCCCGCGATGCGATGCGGCGCGCGGTCTACCGGATGCTGGGCACCGCCGCGCTCCTGGGTCCGTTGATGGCGATCGTGCTCGCCTGGTCGTTGAGCCGCGGCATCGTGCGCCCCCTGCGCGAGGTGATGGGCCTCACGGCCACGCTCGCCTCGGGAGACCTCACGGCGCGCGTGGAGGTGCGGAGCGCGGACGAGGTGGGGCGGATGATGGCCGCCATGCGGGACATGGTGGAGCGGTTCGTGGGGGTGCTGAGCGAGGTGCGGGGCGCGGTGGGCTCGCTGTCGGGGGCGTCGCTGCAGGTGTCATCGGCGGCGCAGGCGCTGTCGCAGGGCACGAGCACGCAGGCGGCGTCGGTGGAGGAGACGACCACGAGCCTGGAGCAGCTGAGCAACACCATCCGGCAGAACGCGGAGACGGGGCGGCAGTTGGAGGTGCTGGCGGTGCGGGGCGCGGAGGAGGCGGTGCAGAGCGGCCAGGCGGTGAAGGAGACGGTGGAGGCGATGGAGGACATCGCCGAGCGCATCGGCATCGTGGAGGAGATCGCCTACCAGACCAACCTGCTGGCGCTCAACGCGGCGGTGGAGGCGGCGAGGGCGGGGGAGCACGGGCGGGGCTTCGCGGTGGTGGCCTCGGAGGTGAGGAAGCTGGCCGAGCGCAGCCAGAAGGCGGCCAAGGAGATAGGGACGTTGGCCAAGCGCAGCGTGAAGGTGGCCGAGCGCTCGGGCTCGCTGCTGGAGGAGCTGGTGCCCTCCATCCGCAAGACGGCGGAGCTGATGCAGCACCAGTCCGAGGTGATGCGGGAGCAGGCGGCCGGGGTGGTGCAGATCAGCCGGGCGATGGAGCAGGTGGACCAGGTGACGCAGCGCAACGCCTCGGCGGCCGAGGAGCTGTCGTCGACGGCGGAGGAGCTGGCGGCCCAGGCCGAGTCCCTGCGCCGCATGATGTTGTTCTTCAAGCTGACGGGTGACTCGGCGCGCCGGGAGCTGGACTGGGGCCGCCGGGTGCGGGACGTGGCGGTGGCGTGGCGGGACGAGCCGGTGGCGCCCGCGCCGCCCCCGCCCGAGGCCCCCGCGCCGCGCCCGACCTCCCGGAGGAACCTGTCATGA